One genomic segment of Pseudomonas sp. RU47 includes these proteins:
- a CDS encoding DNA topoisomerase IB — protein sequence MPDTALTVELPADLHYVDDTQPGITRKKLRGKFSYFEPSGERISDPDEIKRINALAVPPAYTNVWICADPRGHLQATGRDARGRKQYRYHARWREVRDADKYSRLREFGLALPKLRQQLEALLAAPGFSRDKVMATVITLLDATLIRVGNTQYARDNRSYGLTTLRSRHVEVNGSAILFQFRGKSGIEHQITVKDRRLARIIKRCLEIPGQNLFQYLDENGERHTVSSSDVNAYLQTLTGADFTAKDYRTWAGSALALAVLRELQWASETEAKRHVVEMVKGVAKQLGNTPAVCRKCYIHPAVVEKFMLGALAELPRPRVRKGLRAEEVALAMFLERMSEMTDAP from the coding sequence ATGCCCGACACCGCGCTGACCGTAGAACTGCCAGCCGATCTGCATTACGTCGATGACACCCAGCCCGGTATCACCCGCAAAAAACTGCGCGGCAAGTTCAGCTATTTCGAACCGTCGGGCGAGCGCATCAGCGACCCTGACGAAATCAAACGCATCAACGCGCTCGCCGTGCCGCCGGCCTATACCAATGTGTGGATCTGCGCCGATCCACGCGGCCACTTGCAAGCCACCGGCCGTGATGCCCGTGGCCGCAAGCAATATCGGTATCACGCGCGCTGGCGCGAAGTGCGCGATGCCGACAAGTATTCGCGGCTGCGCGAGTTCGGTCTTGCGCTGCCAAAGTTGCGCCAACAACTGGAGGCGTTGTTGGCCGCGCCCGGCTTCAGTCGCGACAAGGTCATGGCCACGGTGATCACCCTGCTCGACGCCACACTGATTCGCGTCGGCAATACACAATACGCCCGCGACAACCGCTCCTATGGCCTGACCACCCTGCGCAGTCGACATGTCGAGGTCAACGGCAGCGCGATCCTGTTCCAGTTTCGCGGCAAGAGTGGCATCGAACATCAGATCACCGTCAAGGACCGGCGCCTGGCGCGCATCATCAAGCGTTGTCTGGAGATTCCCGGGCAGAACCTGTTCCAGTATCTGGATGAAAACGGCGAGCGCCACACCGTCAGTTCCTCCGACGTCAACGCCTACCTGCAGACCCTCACCGGCGCCGATTTCACCGCCAAGGATTACCGCACCTGGGCCGGTAGTGCTTTGGCCCTGGCGGTGTTGCGTGAGTTGCAATGGGCATCCGAGACGGAAGCCAAACGGCATGTGGTGGAGATGGTCAAAGGCGTCGCCAAGCAACTCGGCAACACCCCGGCGGTTTGCCGAAAGTGCTACATCCACCCTGCCGTGGTGGAAAAATTCATGCTCGGCGCGCTTGCAGAACTGCCGCGTCCGCGCGTACGCAAGGGCTTGCGGGCCGAGGAAGTCGCATTGGCAATGTTTCTCGAGCGAATGAGCGAAATGACCGACGCACCTTGA